One Stigmatopora nigra isolate UIUO_SnigA chromosome 1, RoL_Snig_1.1, whole genome shotgun sequence DNA segment encodes these proteins:
- the znf512b gene encoding zinc finger protein 512B isoform X2, with protein MENPSGTKIGKLSTSGLPKGRTSKHGHPQEPVRTAPCSENNIKHTSVCGEAAEGRRKGRPKAEEEQELRSIPAHLIVQWKEEFKRRSKVKCPCSGCWLEFPSIYGVKYHYQRCQATIGPEKQSHGCLYCEAVFATMVRLQKHMLWNHPDRVSLETKDEQLKLQKNPVKSSTVKRPLENSPPSPVFFKVKKTLEVSTPSHNGELANHRSERKQHIQPLVQSHHQTQSSQLQIEQSHSQSTSSDAGGSESECGSLPPSYPDEDPERMKHRRKQKTPKKFTGEQPSITGTFGLKGMTKVEEKLKASRVKRPEASGFSDDPHRRTTSNQSSTKHTATTSSATVPDIQWQKAISERGEVVCPTCSIVTRKTIHGLKKHMEICHKLQEALKCQQCQKQFRSKAGLNYHNMTDHNSKSSWNEGQVDDEHEERERLRRILKQMGRIRCPSEGCSAHFSSLMGYQYHQKRCGREFSDLEKATYLCQHCGKTYRSKAGRDYHVRTEHSPTINSTMTAPNINKNNRTDTNNNTGKDRITCEKTLSGKREQSQPEWHVNARVAQEKDTFKHKDSQEKNRVDEKAGQKKEILQEDFERTPSGRVRRRSAQVAVFHLQEIAEDELAKDWGTKRRIKDDLVPDSKRLNYTRPGLPNFSKELLETWKTQVKENGFICCTNENCDAVYSSVSGLKAHFANCSQGGGEMAKYTCLICQKEFNSESGVKYHISKTHSQNWFRASAGEGISSSKIRGLDDDSIQEEVRNGSTTGKKRGRKPKERPQAPFQTQTEVATINQNSMVDSTLLSDSTQSRSQSPDFTDITSLEIRQEPNGCSAQQSKPKRLSSLSE; from the exons CATCTGTTTGTGGTGAGGCAGCAGAGGGAAGGCGGAAAGGTCGCCCTAAAGCAGAAGAAGAGCAGGAACTGAGAAGCATCCCT GCCCATTTGATAGTACAGTGGAAGGAAGAGTTTAAGCGTCGCTCCAAGGTCAAATGTCCATGTTCAGGCTGCTGGTTGGAGTTTCCCAGCATCTATGGTGTAAAGTACCACTATCAACGCTGCCAGGCG ACCATAGGACCTGAGAAGCAGAGTCATGGCTGTCTCTATTGTGAGGCAGTGTTTGCAACAATGGTACGTCTGCAAAAGCATATGCTCTGGAACCACCCAGATAGGGTAAGTTTGGAGACAAAGGATGAGCAGCTTAAGCTTCAGAAGAACCCTGTCAAGTCAAGTACTGTAAAAAG ACCGCTGGAAAATAGCCCTCCATCTCCAGTCTTCTTCAAAGTGAAAAAGACCCTTGAAGTGTCCACCCCTTCTCACAATGGAGAGCTGGCCAATCACAGGAGTGAGAGGAAACAGCACATCCAGCCATTAGTGCAGAGTCATCACCAGACTCAGTCATCCCAGCTTCAAATTGAGCAGTCCCACTCCCAAAGCACATCCTCGGATGCAGGGGGGAGTGAAAGTGAATGTGGAAGCCTACCGCCATCTTACCCTGATGAAGATCCAGAACGGATGAAACATA GACGGAAGCAGAAAACACCTAAGAAGTTCACTGGGGAGCAGCCTTCAATCACTGGAACGTTCGGCCTGAAAG GTATGACTAAAGTGGAAGAGAAGCTGAAGGCAAGCCGCGTAAAGAGACCAGAGGCTAGTGGATTTAGCGACGACCCACACAGACGAACAACATCAAATCAGTCCTCCACTAAACACACAGCAACAACTAGTTCAG ctacAGTTCCTGACATTCAGTGGCAGAAAGCAATTTCAGAGCGAGGCGAAGTGGTGTGCCCCACTTGTTCCATCGTCACCAGAAAAACAATACATGGCCTCAAGAAGCACATGGAGATCTGCCACAAG CTTCAAGAAGCATTGAAGTGCCAGCAGTGCCAGAAACAATTCAGGTCTAAGGCAGGACTTAACTACCACAACATGACAGACCACAACTCTAAG TCATCTTGGAATGAAGGCCAAGTGGATGACGAAcatgaagagagagaaagactaCGCCGAATACTCAAACAAATGGGTAGAATAAGATGTCCCAGTGAG GGCTGTTCAGCTCACTTCTCCAGTCTGATGGGCTACCAGTACCACCAGAAGCGCTGTGGACGTGAGTTCTCCGATCTTGAAAAAGCGACCTATTTATGCCAGCATTGCGGAAAAACATATCGCTCTAAAGCTGGCAGGGACTATCATGTACGCACTGAGCACTCCCCAACTATAAACTCGACCATGACAGCGCCcaacatcaacaaaaacaatagaACTGATACCAACAACAACACTGGCAAAGACAGG ATCACCTGCGAAAAAACTTTAAGCGGGAAGAGGGAGCAAAGTCAGCCCGAGTGGCATGTGAATGCAAGGGTGGCCCAAGAGAAGGATACGTTTAAACACAAGGACAGCCAAGAGAAGAACAGGGTCGATGAAAAGGCAGGGCAGAAGAAGGAAATCCTTCAGGAGGATTTTGAACGAACACCTAGTGGTAGAGTGAGGCGGCGATCAGCTCAAGTGGCAGTGTTCCATCTGCAAGAGATTGCAGAGGATGAGCTCGCCAAAGACTGGGGAACGAAGCGTCGCATTAAGGATGACCTGGTACCTGACAGTAAAAGG TTGAACTACACTCGCCCAGGCCTTCCCAACTTCAGCAAGGAGCTTCTAGAGACCTGGAAGACTCAAGTCAAAGAAAACGGCTTCATCTGCTGCACCAATGAG aATTGTGACGCCGTCTATTCCAGTGTGTCTGGATTAAAAGCACACTTTGCCAACTGTAGTCAG GGAGGTGGAGAAATGGCAAAGTATACGTGTCTGATCTGCCAGAAGGAGTTCAATTCAGAGAGTGGTGTTAAATATCACATAAGCAAGACACACTCCCAG AATTGGTTCCGTGCATCAGCCGGTGAAGGAATTTCCAGCAGCAAGATTAGAGGACTTGATGATGATAGCATTCAAGAAGAAGTGAGGAATGGTTCCACCACAGGTAAAAAGAGGGGTCGTAAGCCCAAAGAGCGTCCCCAGGCGCCTTTCCAAACACAAACTGAAGTAGCTACCATCAATCAAAACTCTATGGTGGATTCGACCCTGCTTTCTGACTCGACACAGTCCCGCTCGCAAAGCCCTGACTTTACAGACATTACTAGTCTAGAGATAAGGCAGGAGCCCAACGGCTGTTCTGCGCAACAAAGCAAACCGAAGAGGCTATCATCATTGTCCGAGTAG
- the znf512b gene encoding zinc finger protein 512B isoform X1, with amino-acid sequence MENPSGTKIGKLSTSGLPKGRTSKHGHPQEPVRTAPCSENNIKHTSVCGEAAEGRRKGRPKAEEEQELRSIPAHLIVQWKEEFKRRSKVKCPCSGCWLEFPSIYGVKYHYQRCQATIGPEKQSHGCLYCEAVFATMVRLQKHMLWNHPDRVSLETKDEQLKLQKNPVKSSTVKRPLENSPPSPVFFKVKKTLEVSTPSHNGELANHRSERKQHIQPLVQSHHQTQSSQLQIEQSHSQSTSSDAGGSESECGSLPPSYPDEDPERMKHRQGRKQKTPKKFTGEQPSITGTFGLKGMTKVEEKLKASRVKRPEASGFSDDPHRRTTSNQSSTKHTATTSSATVPDIQWQKAISERGEVVCPTCSIVTRKTIHGLKKHMEICHKLQEALKCQQCQKQFRSKAGLNYHNMTDHNSKSSWNEGQVDDEHEERERLRRILKQMGRIRCPSEGCSAHFSSLMGYQYHQKRCGREFSDLEKATYLCQHCGKTYRSKAGRDYHVRTEHSPTINSTMTAPNINKNNRTDTNNNTGKDRITCEKTLSGKREQSQPEWHVNARVAQEKDTFKHKDSQEKNRVDEKAGQKKEILQEDFERTPSGRVRRRSAQVAVFHLQEIAEDELAKDWGTKRRIKDDLVPDSKRLNYTRPGLPNFSKELLETWKTQVKENGFICCTNENCDAVYSSVSGLKAHFANCSQGGGEMAKYTCLICQKEFNSESGVKYHISKTHSQNWFRASAGEGISSSKIRGLDDDSIQEEVRNGSTTGKKRGRKPKERPQAPFQTQTEVATINQNSMVDSTLLSDSTQSRSQSPDFTDITSLEIRQEPNGCSAQQSKPKRLSSLSE; translated from the exons CATCTGTTTGTGGTGAGGCAGCAGAGGGAAGGCGGAAAGGTCGCCCTAAAGCAGAAGAAGAGCAGGAACTGAGAAGCATCCCT GCCCATTTGATAGTACAGTGGAAGGAAGAGTTTAAGCGTCGCTCCAAGGTCAAATGTCCATGTTCAGGCTGCTGGTTGGAGTTTCCCAGCATCTATGGTGTAAAGTACCACTATCAACGCTGCCAGGCG ACCATAGGACCTGAGAAGCAGAGTCATGGCTGTCTCTATTGTGAGGCAGTGTTTGCAACAATGGTACGTCTGCAAAAGCATATGCTCTGGAACCACCCAGATAGGGTAAGTTTGGAGACAAAGGATGAGCAGCTTAAGCTTCAGAAGAACCCTGTCAAGTCAAGTACTGTAAAAAG ACCGCTGGAAAATAGCCCTCCATCTCCAGTCTTCTTCAAAGTGAAAAAGACCCTTGAAGTGTCCACCCCTTCTCACAATGGAGAGCTGGCCAATCACAGGAGTGAGAGGAAACAGCACATCCAGCCATTAGTGCAGAGTCATCACCAGACTCAGTCATCCCAGCTTCAAATTGAGCAGTCCCACTCCCAAAGCACATCCTCGGATGCAGGGGGGAGTGAAAGTGAATGTGGAAGCCTACCGCCATCTTACCCTGATGAAGATCCAGAACGGATGAAACATAG ACAAGGACGGAAGCAGAAAACACCTAAGAAGTTCACTGGGGAGCAGCCTTCAATCACTGGAACGTTCGGCCTGAAAG GTATGACTAAAGTGGAAGAGAAGCTGAAGGCAAGCCGCGTAAAGAGACCAGAGGCTAGTGGATTTAGCGACGACCCACACAGACGAACAACATCAAATCAGTCCTCCACTAAACACACAGCAACAACTAGTTCAG ctacAGTTCCTGACATTCAGTGGCAGAAAGCAATTTCAGAGCGAGGCGAAGTGGTGTGCCCCACTTGTTCCATCGTCACCAGAAAAACAATACATGGCCTCAAGAAGCACATGGAGATCTGCCACAAG CTTCAAGAAGCATTGAAGTGCCAGCAGTGCCAGAAACAATTCAGGTCTAAGGCAGGACTTAACTACCACAACATGACAGACCACAACTCTAAG TCATCTTGGAATGAAGGCCAAGTGGATGACGAAcatgaagagagagaaagactaCGCCGAATACTCAAACAAATGGGTAGAATAAGATGTCCCAGTGAG GGCTGTTCAGCTCACTTCTCCAGTCTGATGGGCTACCAGTACCACCAGAAGCGCTGTGGACGTGAGTTCTCCGATCTTGAAAAAGCGACCTATTTATGCCAGCATTGCGGAAAAACATATCGCTCTAAAGCTGGCAGGGACTATCATGTACGCACTGAGCACTCCCCAACTATAAACTCGACCATGACAGCGCCcaacatcaacaaaaacaatagaACTGATACCAACAACAACACTGGCAAAGACAGG ATCACCTGCGAAAAAACTTTAAGCGGGAAGAGGGAGCAAAGTCAGCCCGAGTGGCATGTGAATGCAAGGGTGGCCCAAGAGAAGGATACGTTTAAACACAAGGACAGCCAAGAGAAGAACAGGGTCGATGAAAAGGCAGGGCAGAAGAAGGAAATCCTTCAGGAGGATTTTGAACGAACACCTAGTGGTAGAGTGAGGCGGCGATCAGCTCAAGTGGCAGTGTTCCATCTGCAAGAGATTGCAGAGGATGAGCTCGCCAAAGACTGGGGAACGAAGCGTCGCATTAAGGATGACCTGGTACCTGACAGTAAAAGG TTGAACTACACTCGCCCAGGCCTTCCCAACTTCAGCAAGGAGCTTCTAGAGACCTGGAAGACTCAAGTCAAAGAAAACGGCTTCATCTGCTGCACCAATGAG aATTGTGACGCCGTCTATTCCAGTGTGTCTGGATTAAAAGCACACTTTGCCAACTGTAGTCAG GGAGGTGGAGAAATGGCAAAGTATACGTGTCTGATCTGCCAGAAGGAGTTCAATTCAGAGAGTGGTGTTAAATATCACATAAGCAAGACACACTCCCAG AATTGGTTCCGTGCATCAGCCGGTGAAGGAATTTCCAGCAGCAAGATTAGAGGACTTGATGATGATAGCATTCAAGAAGAAGTGAGGAATGGTTCCACCACAGGTAAAAAGAGGGGTCGTAAGCCCAAAGAGCGTCCCCAGGCGCCTTTCCAAACACAAACTGAAGTAGCTACCATCAATCAAAACTCTATGGTGGATTCGACCCTGCTTTCTGACTCGACACAGTCCCGCTCGCAAAGCCCTGACTTTACAGACATTACTAGTCTAGAGATAAGGCAGGAGCCCAACGGCTGTTCTGCGCAACAAAGCAAACCGAAGAGGCTATCATCATTGTCCGAGTAG
- the znf512b gene encoding zinc finger protein 512B isoform X3, which produces MENPSGTKIGKLSTSGLPKGRTSKHGHPQEPVRTAPCSENNIKHTSVCGEAAEGRRKGRPKAEEEQELRSIPAHLIVQWKEEFKRRSKVKCPCSGCWLEFPSIYGVKYHYQRCQATIGPEKQSHGCLYCEAVFATMVRLQKHMLWNHPDRVSLETKDEQLKLQKNPVKSSTVKRPLENSPPSPVFFKVKKTLEVSTPSHNGELANHRSERKQHIQPLVQSHHQTQSSQLQIEQSHSQSTSSDAGGSESECGSLPPSYPDEDPERMKHRQGRKQKTPKKFTGEQPSITGTFGLKGMTKVEEKLKASRVKRPEASGFSDDPHRRTTSNQSSTKHTATTSSATVPDIQWQKAISERGEVVCPTCSIVTRKTIHGLKKHMEICHKLQEALKCQQCQKQFRSKAGLNYHNMTDHNSKSSWNEGQVDDEHEERERLRRILKQMGRIRCPSEGCSAHFSSLMGYQYHQKRCGPGRDYHVRTEHSPTINSTMTAPNINKNNRTDTNNNTGKDRITCEKTLSGKREQSQPEWHVNARVAQEKDTFKHKDSQEKNRVDEKAGQKKEILQEDFERTPSGRVRRRSAQVAVFHLQEIAEDELAKDWGTKRRIKDDLVPDSKRLNYTRPGLPNFSKELLETWKTQVKENGFICCTNENCDAVYSSVSGLKAHFANCSQGGGEMAKYTCLICQKEFNSESGVKYHISKTHSQNWFRASAGEGISSSKIRGLDDDSIQEEVRNGSTTGKKRGRKPKERPQAPFQTQTEVATINQNSMVDSTLLSDSTQSRSQSPDFTDITSLEIRQEPNGCSAQQSKPKRLSSLSE; this is translated from the exons CATCTGTTTGTGGTGAGGCAGCAGAGGGAAGGCGGAAAGGTCGCCCTAAAGCAGAAGAAGAGCAGGAACTGAGAAGCATCCCT GCCCATTTGATAGTACAGTGGAAGGAAGAGTTTAAGCGTCGCTCCAAGGTCAAATGTCCATGTTCAGGCTGCTGGTTGGAGTTTCCCAGCATCTATGGTGTAAAGTACCACTATCAACGCTGCCAGGCG ACCATAGGACCTGAGAAGCAGAGTCATGGCTGTCTCTATTGTGAGGCAGTGTTTGCAACAATGGTACGTCTGCAAAAGCATATGCTCTGGAACCACCCAGATAGGGTAAGTTTGGAGACAAAGGATGAGCAGCTTAAGCTTCAGAAGAACCCTGTCAAGTCAAGTACTGTAAAAAG ACCGCTGGAAAATAGCCCTCCATCTCCAGTCTTCTTCAAAGTGAAAAAGACCCTTGAAGTGTCCACCCCTTCTCACAATGGAGAGCTGGCCAATCACAGGAGTGAGAGGAAACAGCACATCCAGCCATTAGTGCAGAGTCATCACCAGACTCAGTCATCCCAGCTTCAAATTGAGCAGTCCCACTCCCAAAGCACATCCTCGGATGCAGGGGGGAGTGAAAGTGAATGTGGAAGCCTACCGCCATCTTACCCTGATGAAGATCCAGAACGGATGAAACATAG ACAAGGACGGAAGCAGAAAACACCTAAGAAGTTCACTGGGGAGCAGCCTTCAATCACTGGAACGTTCGGCCTGAAAG GTATGACTAAAGTGGAAGAGAAGCTGAAGGCAAGCCGCGTAAAGAGACCAGAGGCTAGTGGATTTAGCGACGACCCACACAGACGAACAACATCAAATCAGTCCTCCACTAAACACACAGCAACAACTAGTTCAG ctacAGTTCCTGACATTCAGTGGCAGAAAGCAATTTCAGAGCGAGGCGAAGTGGTGTGCCCCACTTGTTCCATCGTCACCAGAAAAACAATACATGGCCTCAAGAAGCACATGGAGATCTGCCACAAG CTTCAAGAAGCATTGAAGTGCCAGCAGTGCCAGAAACAATTCAGGTCTAAGGCAGGACTTAACTACCACAACATGACAGACCACAACTCTAAG TCATCTTGGAATGAAGGCCAAGTGGATGACGAAcatgaagagagagaaagactaCGCCGAATACTCAAACAAATGGGTAGAATAAGATGTCCCAGTGAG GGCTGTTCAGCTCACTTCTCCAGTCTGATGGGCTACCAGTACCACCAGAAGCGCTGTGGAC CTGGCAGGGACTATCATGTACGCACTGAGCACTCCCCAACTATAAACTCGACCATGACAGCGCCcaacatcaacaaaaacaatagaACTGATACCAACAACAACACTGGCAAAGACAGG ATCACCTGCGAAAAAACTTTAAGCGGGAAGAGGGAGCAAAGTCAGCCCGAGTGGCATGTGAATGCAAGGGTGGCCCAAGAGAAGGATACGTTTAAACACAAGGACAGCCAAGAGAAGAACAGGGTCGATGAAAAGGCAGGGCAGAAGAAGGAAATCCTTCAGGAGGATTTTGAACGAACACCTAGTGGTAGAGTGAGGCGGCGATCAGCTCAAGTGGCAGTGTTCCATCTGCAAGAGATTGCAGAGGATGAGCTCGCCAAAGACTGGGGAACGAAGCGTCGCATTAAGGATGACCTGGTACCTGACAGTAAAAGG TTGAACTACACTCGCCCAGGCCTTCCCAACTTCAGCAAGGAGCTTCTAGAGACCTGGAAGACTCAAGTCAAAGAAAACGGCTTCATCTGCTGCACCAATGAG aATTGTGACGCCGTCTATTCCAGTGTGTCTGGATTAAAAGCACACTTTGCCAACTGTAGTCAG GGAGGTGGAGAAATGGCAAAGTATACGTGTCTGATCTGCCAGAAGGAGTTCAATTCAGAGAGTGGTGTTAAATATCACATAAGCAAGACACACTCCCAG AATTGGTTCCGTGCATCAGCCGGTGAAGGAATTTCCAGCAGCAAGATTAGAGGACTTGATGATGATAGCATTCAAGAAGAAGTGAGGAATGGTTCCACCACAGGTAAAAAGAGGGGTCGTAAGCCCAAAGAGCGTCCCCAGGCGCCTTTCCAAACACAAACTGAAGTAGCTACCATCAATCAAAACTCTATGGTGGATTCGACCCTGCTTTCTGACTCGACACAGTCCCGCTCGCAAAGCCCTGACTTTACAGACATTACTAGTCTAGAGATAAGGCAGGAGCCCAACGGCTGTTCTGCGCAACAAAGCAAACCGAAGAGGCTATCATCATTGTCCGAGTAG